Proteins found in one Novipirellula caenicola genomic segment:
- a CDS encoding prolyl oligopeptidase family serine peptidase — MAQESTTLTTSQRTMQYPETKTVDVTDDYHGHRVADPYRWLEDTESEETAAWVEAQNKVTQAYLQSLPERESMRARLEKLWNYERFGLPSHKGDYYIYSHNNGLQNQSVLYKADSLEAERQVLIDPNKLSEDGTVALGSTITSKDGKLLAYSLADGGSDWRTWKVRDVATGNDLDDIVRWSKFSGIAWMPDSSGFFYARYTAPVEGQELTGTNENQRLYFHRLGDDQSKDTLILERPDEPKWGFSPVVTDDGRYLVIHNWKGSEPKSQVFIKDLTDPDATVEPFITGFDAEYDWIASVDATHYFVTDNDAPKRRLIAVNVGKADREHWKEVIPESDDVLESASLFGETFYLSYLKDARSRVARYSIEGDFVDDLPLPGVGSVSGFGGRQDATETFFDFTNYVTPGEIYRVDLATGATSLWRRPETPIQVDDYVTEQLFATSKDGTQVPVIVTRHRDTKLDGSNRTLLYAYGGFNISLTPAFSPANAAWIENGGIYAVANLRGGGEYGREWHEAGMRLNKQNVFDDFIAAAEHLIDKGYTRSSRLAVRGGSNGGLLVGAVMTQRPDLFGACLPAVGVMDMLRFHKFTIGWAWATEYGSSDEADQIENLLSYSPLHNLKPGTCYPATLITTADRDDRVVPGHSFKFAAALQAAQACENPTLIRIETRAGHGAGTPVSKRIDEYADLWAFLLENLQ; from the coding sequence ATGGCACAAGAATCAACCACGCTGACGACATCTCAACGCACGATGCAGTACCCCGAAACCAAGACGGTCGATGTCACCGATGACTACCACGGGCATCGTGTCGCCGACCCTTATCGATGGTTAGAGGACACCGAGAGCGAGGAGACCGCCGCGTGGGTGGAAGCTCAAAACAAAGTCACTCAGGCGTACCTGCAATCGCTACCCGAGCGTGAGTCGATGCGAGCAAGGCTGGAAAAACTGTGGAATTACGAACGATTCGGTCTGCCCAGTCACAAAGGCGACTACTACATCTACTCGCACAACAACGGGTTGCAGAACCAAAGCGTCCTCTACAAGGCCGATTCGCTCGAAGCCGAGCGTCAAGTGCTGATCGATCCCAACAAGCTCAGCGAAGATGGCACCGTTGCTCTCGGGTCCACCATCACCAGCAAAGATGGGAAACTTCTCGCGTATTCCTTGGCCGACGGCGGTAGCGACTGGCGAACTTGGAAAGTCCGAGACGTGGCGACCGGGAACGATCTGGACGACATCGTTCGCTGGAGCAAGTTTAGCGGTATCGCTTGGATGCCGGACAGCAGTGGATTCTTTTACGCTCGCTACACCGCTCCGGTCGAAGGCCAAGAATTGACCGGCACTAACGAGAATCAACGGTTGTATTTTCACCGCCTAGGTGACGACCAATCCAAAGACACGTTGATCCTCGAGCGGCCCGATGAACCGAAATGGGGATTTTCGCCGGTGGTTACCGATGATGGCCGCTATCTGGTCATCCACAACTGGAAGGGCAGCGAGCCGAAATCACAAGTCTTCATCAAAGATTTGACTGATCCCGATGCCACCGTCGAACCGTTTATCACCGGTTTTGATGCCGAGTATGATTGGATCGCATCCGTTGATGCGACGCACTATTTTGTGACCGATAACGACGCTCCGAAACGCCGTTTGATTGCAGTCAACGTTGGCAAGGCGGATCGCGAGCACTGGAAAGAGGTGATTCCGGAGTCCGACGATGTGCTGGAATCGGCGAGTTTGTTCGGTGAAACGTTTTATCTGAGTTATCTAAAAGACGCTCGTAGCCGTGTGGCTCGCTATTCGATCGAAGGCGACTTTGTGGACGATTTGCCACTTCCCGGAGTGGGCAGCGTCAGCGGTTTCGGCGGTCGCCAAGATGCAACCGAGACGTTCTTTGATTTTACCAATTACGTGACGCCCGGTGAAATTTATCGCGTCGATCTGGCCACCGGAGCAACCTCGTTGTGGCGACGTCCTGAAACGCCAATTCAAGTCGATGATTACGTCACCGAACAGTTGTTTGCGACCAGCAAGGATGGGACGCAGGTGCCCGTGATTGTTACCCGACATCGCGATACCAAATTGGACGGTTCCAATCGTACGCTGCTGTATGCCTACGGCGGTTTCAATATCTCGCTGACTCCCGCGTTTTCTCCTGCCAATGCCGCGTGGATCGAAAACGGAGGGATTTATGCGGTGGCAAACCTCCGCGGCGGAGGCGAATATGGTCGCGAGTGGCACGAAGCCGGCATGCGGCTGAACAAGCAAAATGTGTTTGATGACTTTATCGCTGCGGCGGAACATTTGATCGACAAAGGCTACACACGATCGAGCCGATTGGCGGTGCGTGGCGGCAGTAACGGTGGACTGTTGGTCGGTGCCGTGATGACGCAGCGTCCCGATCTGTTCGGGGCTTGTTTACCGGCGGTCGGTGTGATGGACATGTTGCGATTTCACAAGTTCACGATCGGATGGGCTTGGGCGACCGAGTATGGCAGCAGTGACGAAGCGGACCAGATCGAAAACCTGCTTTCGTATTCGCCGCTCCATAATTTGAAACCGGGCACTTGTTATCCCGCCACACTGATCACAACGGCTGATCGCGACGACCGCGTGGTGCCGGGACACAGTTTCAAATTCGCCGCCGCGCTGCAAGCGGCGCAGGCCTGTGAGAATCCCACGCTGATTCGGATCGAAACGCGAGCGGGGCACGGTGCGGGCACGCCGGTCAGCAAGCGGATCGACGAGTACGCCGATTTATGGGCGTTTTTGCTCGAGAATTTGCAGTAG
- a CDS encoding DUF1559 domain-containing protein: MRNLARQRFGFTLVELLVVIAIIGVLVGLLLPAVQAAREAARRMNCSNNFKQIGLAVHNYHAAYNQLPVSQGGTSNPSTVDADTLLVGTGINRLELNWLVGLTPFMEQQAIWEQISNPLTVTAGTFQAMGPNPKMTQADHSTNRYAPWLTEIPALRCPSDPGAGLPSSGRTNYAYCGGDSVHMGDWGALDNNEMTDNTRAIAVRHSQRGVFVPRQKMRFRDILDGLANTIAAGEITTDLGDRDKRTTFGVSGSSTNDDGRDLVPAGGAVSCNGVDATRPQFWGAQAIITNSEHRRGYAWAYGRIGYSGMNTILPPNREICMATTSRGASAVAPPSSRHQGGCHILMGDGAVKFITDSIEAGNSSSAQVSNATGGLAAGRTSPFGLWGALGTRASKEVIGSDW; the protein is encoded by the coding sequence TTGAGAAATTTAGCTCGTCAACGTTTTGGTTTCACCCTCGTGGAATTGCTCGTCGTGATCGCGATCATTGGGGTGCTCGTAGGCCTGTTGTTGCCGGCCGTGCAAGCGGCTCGCGAGGCGGCCCGCCGGATGAATTGCAGCAACAACTTCAAACAGATCGGATTGGCGGTGCACAATTATCATGCCGCCTACAACCAATTGCCTGTATCCCAGGGCGGCACTTCAAACCCATCAACCGTCGACGCGGACACGCTTTTGGTCGGTACTGGAATCAATCGTCTCGAGCTAAATTGGCTCGTAGGTTTGACCCCGTTCATGGAGCAACAAGCGATTTGGGAACAGATTAGCAATCCGCTTACCGTTACCGCCGGCACGTTCCAGGCGATGGGCCCTAACCCCAAAATGACGCAGGCAGACCATAGCACCAACCGCTACGCTCCTTGGCTCACCGAGATCCCGGCACTTCGCTGCCCAAGCGATCCAGGCGCTGGATTGCCTTCGTCCGGACGTACCAACTACGCCTACTGCGGCGGTGACTCTGTTCACATGGGCGACTGGGGAGCACTTGATAACAATGAAATGACCGACAATACACGTGCAATTGCCGTCAGGCACTCACAGCGAGGTGTCTTTGTTCCTCGACAAAAGATGCGTTTCCGAGACATCCTTGACGGACTTGCCAACACCATAGCCGCCGGCGAAATCACCACCGACTTGGGTGATCGCGACAAACGGACCACGTTCGGAGTTTCAGGCAGCAGTACAAACGATGACGGACGAGACCTGGTCCCCGCCGGCGGTGCGGTTAGCTGCAACGGCGTTGACGCAACTCGACCGCAGTTTTGGGGTGCCCAGGCAATCATCACGAACTCGGAACATCGTCGTGGCTATGCATGGGCCTATGGACGGATTGGCTACAGCGGCATGAACACAATTCTGCCTCCAAATCGAGAGATCTGTATGGCGACAACAAGCCGTGGTGCCTCCGCTGTCGCTCCACCAAGCAGTCGTCATCAAGGAGGTTGCCACATTTTGATGGGAGACGGAGCGGTGAAGTTCATCACCGATTCAATTGAAGCTGGCAACAGCAGCTCGGCTCAAGTATCCAATGCAACCGGAGGTTTAGCCGCAGGTCGCACCAGTCCATTCGGGCTTTGGGGAGCCCTGGGCACGCGAGCTTCAAAGGAAGTGATCGGATCCGACTGGTAA
- a CDS encoding ComEC/Rec2 family competence protein, producing MADFWPRHPLLLLAIAAAIGIAMDAGLSLEFQLRSMLWGGVAIAACLLFAFPTAVTKRVAVVLAIASLAGLWHGYNDFAYQTASIGHYASEYPEPAIVEGMIDRPVVVRRNPLADSARGRDQSPWQSVLELTTTRIRIGDDFVPCSGRAMAVCSGRLDHRLPGDVIRAHGALAKIVAPTNPGENDLRPVYRRRGIHARIDVARETQIEAIGRRWDFDRGIAIIATESRELLLQHTGEASGPLAVALVIGQRDFVDPETRDRLLVTGTAHLLSVSGLHLAIVIVLASWVAMLLRFPFGAKIVWVLLVCCLYTAITGGRPPVMRAAVLVGMLMCSLWFRRPAQPINTLSLAALMLLAINPENLFHVGVQLSFLAVATLFLCGARTITESHAVDQAIENEQQLDALLQSSKPTWVRYGRIAWQWLARMVWYSGCVTAISIPLVWHQFHVVSFVSVVTNVILSPFLFWSLACGVATVVVGWVWAAAAGLPGYLCGVGLQCMRQIIGIAAEIPYGHFWLPSPPAWSVAVFYLVMVGSLFRPPSRASSRFRYSWILIWMVAAWMMATTAAPIENGTLEATFVDVGHGTSVVMRDDAGRVYLYDCGRMANQTGSSRDIDATLWSIGVTRLDAIFLSHADSDHYNAIPGVLRRFAVDRIITPPGMLAQNEVGLVPTRLAIAKANVPVIEAFESLQIPALALPMSILHPPPQRIGGNDNANSLVLRIDGGGKTLLLPGDLEPPGTETLINQQRPPPGGVLMAPHHGSLTMNAESILQWSRPAEVIVSGGKRARKPAVRAMLDTTGAGVHVTAEVGAVRVRIHEDGKIEVRSWKQSPW from the coding sequence ATGGCGGACTTCTGGCCGCGACACCCCCTGTTGCTACTGGCCATCGCCGCGGCAATCGGGATCGCAATGGACGCAGGGCTGTCGCTCGAGTTCCAGCTACGCTCCATGCTGTGGGGGGGCGTTGCGATCGCCGCATGCCTGCTGTTTGCGTTTCCCACTGCGGTCACCAAACGGGTCGCCGTGGTGTTGGCCATCGCCTCGCTTGCAGGGCTGTGGCATGGTTACAACGACTTTGCCTATCAAACCGCATCCATCGGGCACTACGCATCGGAGTATCCCGAACCGGCGATTGTCGAAGGCATGATCGATCGGCCTGTGGTCGTTCGCCGCAATCCGCTAGCCGATTCTGCGCGTGGACGCGATCAATCGCCCTGGCAATCGGTGTTGGAATTGACAACCACACGGATTCGCATCGGAGACGACTTTGTTCCGTGTAGTGGCCGCGCGATGGCCGTGTGCAGCGGTCGCCTCGATCATCGGCTGCCCGGCGACGTGATTCGAGCCCATGGCGCACTGGCAAAGATCGTCGCTCCTACCAATCCCGGCGAAAACGACCTGCGGCCGGTGTACCGTCGCCGCGGCATCCACGCCCGCATCGACGTTGCTCGCGAAACGCAGATCGAAGCGATCGGACGACGGTGGGATTTTGATCGCGGGATTGCCATCATCGCCACCGAGAGCCGCGAGCTTCTGTTGCAGCACACCGGCGAGGCTTCGGGTCCATTGGCGGTCGCGCTAGTGATCGGACAACGTGATTTTGTCGATCCCGAAACCCGTGATCGGTTGCTGGTCACCGGGACCGCTCATTTGTTGAGCGTCAGCGGATTGCACCTTGCGATCGTGATCGTGTTGGCTAGCTGGGTGGCGATGTTGCTGCGGTTTCCCTTCGGTGCCAAGATCGTTTGGGTGTTGTTGGTATGCTGCTTGTACACTGCGATCACCGGAGGCCGTCCACCCGTGATGCGTGCGGCAGTGTTGGTCGGAATGCTGATGTGCTCGCTGTGGTTCCGGCGTCCGGCGCAGCCGATCAACACCTTGTCACTCGCAGCACTGATGTTGTTGGCGATCAACCCTGAAAATTTATTTCATGTTGGCGTCCAATTGTCGTTTCTTGCCGTCGCGACGCTGTTCCTGTGTGGCGCCCGCACGATCACCGAGTCTCATGCGGTGGATCAAGCGATCGAAAACGAGCAGCAACTCGATGCACTGCTGCAGTCGTCGAAACCAACTTGGGTTCGCTACGGGCGGATCGCATGGCAATGGCTTGCAAGGATGGTTTGGTACAGCGGCTGTGTGACCGCGATCAGCATCCCACTGGTGTGGCACCAATTTCATGTAGTCTCGTTCGTCAGCGTCGTGACCAATGTGATTTTGAGTCCATTTCTATTTTGGTCATTGGCCTGTGGTGTCGCCACGGTGGTGGTGGGGTGGGTCTGGGCCGCCGCAGCAGGTTTGCCTGGTTATTTGTGTGGCGTCGGGCTGCAATGCATGCGGCAAATCATTGGGATTGCGGCTGAAATTCCCTACGGACATTTTTGGTTGCCGTCGCCGCCGGCATGGAGTGTGGCCGTGTTCTATCTGGTCATGGTCGGCTCACTTTTCCGGCCACCAAGCCGCGCCAGCTCGCGATTTCGTTATAGCTGGATCCTCATTTGGATGGTGGCCGCGTGGATGATGGCGACCACCGCGGCGCCAATCGAAAATGGAACGCTTGAAGCGACGTTTGTCGATGTCGGTCACGGCACAAGCGTAGTCATGCGAGACGACGCAGGGCGTGTGTATCTATACGACTGCGGCCGAATGGCGAACCAGACCGGCAGCAGTCGTGATATTGATGCGACGCTGTGGTCGATCGGAGTGACACGATTGGATGCGATCTTTTTGTCGCATGCCGATTCGGATCACTACAACGCGATCCCCGGAGTATTGCGACGCTTCGCGGTCGATCGCATCATCACGCCTCCCGGGATGCTTGCACAAAACGAAGTCGGGCTGGTACCCACGCGATTGGCCATCGCAAAAGCGAACGTGCCGGTGATCGAAGCGTTCGAGTCACTGCAAATCCCCGCACTCGCGCTGCCAATGTCGATCCTGCATCCGCCGCCACAGCGAATCGGTGGCAACGACAACGCGAACAGCTTGGTATTACGAATCGATGGTGGCGGAAAGACGTTGTTGCTTCCCGGCGATCTCGAGCCGCCAGGGACCGAAACGCTAATCAATCAACAGCGACCGCCGCCGGGCGGCGTGTTGATGGCGCCGCATCACGGCAGTTTGACAATGAATGCCGAATCAATCCTGCAGTGGTCGCGTCCCGCCGAAGTGATCGTCAGCGGCGGGAAACGAGCAAGAAAGCCGGCGGTACGAGCCATGCTAGATACGACCGGCGCCGGAGTTCACGTGACGGCCGAAGTCGGTGCCGTACGAGTCCGCATCCACGAAGACGGCAAGATCGAAGTGCGGTCTTGGAAGCAATCACCATGGTAA